DNA from Longimicrobiaceae bacterium:
CCTGAGGCGCCCGGGGTCAGGGGGCGAGGTCGCCCTCCTCCAGCCCCGTGCTCCCGGCGCGCTTGACGCGCCCTTTCAGCTCGGCCACGCGCTCTCCCAGGTGGTCCAGGGAGGTCCAGCGGGCGGGGTCCACGCGGAGGACGGCGGCGGACAGGCGCGGGAGGTCGAACTCCCGCTCCCTTCCCTCGCGGTCCTCCGCGCGGTACTTTCCGGCCGCAGCCGCGGGGAGGATCTGTCCGAGCCTGCGGGCGAACTCCTCCTGGATCCTCCGCGCGAGGAGAGGGGTCCGCTCCGGGCCGGCGAGCAGGACGAAGTCGTCGCCGCCCACGTGGCCCACGAAGACGCCGTCCTCCTCCCCGATCTCCCGCAGGATCCGCCCGACCTCCTGGATCGCCGCGTCCGCCACGGCGAAGCCGAAGCGGTCGGAGAAGGGCTTGAAGTGGTCCAGGTCCAGGTAGCAGACGGAGAACGGGGCGCCGCGGTCCCGGCTGCGGAGGATCTCCGCGTGGATCGCCTCGCCGCCGGGGAGTCCGGTGGTGGGGTTCCGCTCCAGCGACTGCCGCGAAAGGCGGAGGAGCGCGCGGACGCGCGCCACCAGCTCCCGGGGGTCGAAGGGCTTGCCGAGGTAGTCGTCGGCCCCGGCGTCGAACCCCTCCAGGCGGTTCTCCAGCCGTCCCTCGCCGGTGAGGATCAGCACGGGGAGGTACGCCAGGCGCGGGTCGGCCTTGACGTCGCGGCAGACCTCGAAGCCGTCCGGCTTCCCCATGCGGTAGTCCAGGAGGAGGAGGTCGGGGGCCCTGCGGCGGACCTCCACCAGCGCCTCCGACCCGCTGGCGACGGCACGCACGGCGAAGCCGGCGGCGCGCAGCGTCGTCGCGATCATCTCCCGGAACGAGCGGTCGTCGTCGGCCAGCAGGATCTCGCTCATCGTCCCCACGTACGAAATCTTGATCTCCCTTCCCATGCCCCAGTCCCGCCGCCCCGCGCATCCGGCGCCCCGCGTGCGTGCCCGCCGGTGGGCCGCCGCGGCGCTCCTGGGCCTCGGCGCGTGCGCGCCTCCGGCGCACACGCAGCAAGGTACCTCTCCTGCCGCCCCGCTGTCCACCCGTGCCGCCGACCCCGCCGCGGCGCTCGCGCGGCGGATCGACGCGATCATCGACCGGCGCCCCTTCGACCGGGCCCACTGGGGGATCGAGGTGTGGGACCCGGCGACCGGCCAGGCGCTCTACCGGCGCGCCGCCGACCGGCACTTCGTCCCGGCCTCCAACCTCAAGCTGGTGGTGGCCGCGGCGGCGGCGCACCTCCTGGGCCCCGAGTACCGCTACCGCACCACCGTGTACGCCGGCGGCCCCCTGCGCGACGGGACGCTCCAGGGTGACGTGGTGCTGTACGGGCGCGGCGACCCCACCCTGTCCGGCCGCTACTTCCCGGGCGCCACCGCGGTGCTCGACTCGCTGGCCGCGGCGCTGCA
Protein-coding regions in this window:
- a CDS encoding response regulator; this translates as MSEILLADDDRSFREMIATTLRAAGFAVRAVASGSEALVEVRRRAPDLLLLDYRMGKPDGFEVCRDVKADPRLAYLPVLILTGEGRLENRLEGFDAGADDYLGKPFDPRELVARVRALLRLSRQSLERNPTTGLPGGEAIHAEILRSRDRGAPFSVCYLDLDHFKPFSDRFGFAVADAAIQEVGRILREIGEEDGVFVGHVGGDDFVLLAGPERTPLLARRIQEEFARRLGQILPAAAAGKYRAEDREGREREFDLPRLSAAVLRVDPARWTSLDHLGERVAELKGRVKRAGSTGLEEGDLAP